The following coding sequences are from one Devosia yakushimensis window:
- a CDS encoding glycerophosphodiester phosphodiesterase: MTDPITIVRNGHKTWLKWHRGRRRAGDPAFTGQRILEGMRLGASVEVDLVVHADRGYAVLHDLSVERETTGTGKVAELTAAQLRSFYLRDEDGKPLDQPVMLLEDLAALLAESGAHPDALLQLDYKEDAKVLDDRAIRTFKDSVGPVARHMILSSGDADSVRLLSEGVEGMRIGYDPCHDGALERLAVSRDYAGFVADAIAASPKAEMIYLAYPLVLAADRQGFDLIEAFHQHARRVDSYTIKAANADSRAAVERLLALKVDQITTDDPEGLVALVAE; this comes from the coding sequence ATGACCGACCCCATCACTATCGTCCGCAACGGCCACAAGACCTGGTTGAAGTGGCACCGTGGCCGCCGCCGTGCCGGTGATCCGGCTTTCACCGGGCAGCGGATTCTTGAGGGTATGCGGCTGGGTGCCAGTGTCGAGGTCGATCTGGTCGTGCATGCCGATCGCGGCTACGCCGTGCTGCACGATCTGAGCGTCGAGCGGGAAACCACCGGCACCGGCAAAGTGGCGGAACTCACGGCGGCACAATTGCGCTCGTTCTATCTGCGCGATGAAGACGGCAAGCCGCTCGACCAGCCGGTCATGCTGCTGGAAGATCTGGCCGCGCTGCTGGCGGAAAGCGGCGCCCATCCCGATGCGCTGCTGCAACTGGACTATAAGGAAGATGCTAAGGTGCTCGACGACCGCGCCATCCGCACCTTCAAGGACAGTGTCGGCCCGGTGGCGCGGCATATGATCCTGTCGTCGGGCGACGCGGACTCGGTGCGCTTGCTGAGCGAGGGGGTCGAGGGAATGCGGATCGGCTACGATCCCTGCCATGACGGGGCGCTGGAGCGGCTTGCCGTTTCGCGCGATTATGCCGGTTTCGTCGCTGATGCCATTGCCGCGTCCCCGAAGGCGGAAATGATCTATCTGGCCTATCCGCTGGTGCTTGCGGCGGATCGGCAGGGCTTCGATCTCATCGAAGCCTTTCACCAGCATGCCCGGCGCGTAGACAGCTATACGATCAAGGCGGCAAATGCGGATTCCCGCGCGGCGGTCGAACGGCTGCTGGCGCTCAAGGTGGACCAGATCACCACTGACGATCCCGAGGGCCTTGTGGCCCTCGTTGCGGAATAA
- a CDS encoding inositol monophosphatase family protein, whose protein sequence is MQSYDAVLADMVAIAREAGALTLGYFKRFRDLEIGIKGPADFVSEADMESEKLIRKFLFERYPNWSFTGEEFAPVTGTDPEYRWLVDPIDGTTNFINGMHYTISIALRRGNETVCGALYNPVSDEMFTAIKGEGAFMNGEPLKVSEQSDIGLMNVGTGLATSRLFTFPGFYQRLEQIRDPISSVRIVGSSANSCAYVALGRLTGYYEESGLVDWAVGVLLVQEAGGVVTDWWGRGPEFYEKTGCVIVANKATHAYLIDKLKDAPRKDPAIASR, encoded by the coding sequence ATGCAGTCCTACGATGCCGTGCTCGCCGATATGGTCGCCATTGCCCGCGAAGCAGGCGCCCTGACGCTGGGGTATTTCAAGCGCTTCCGCGATCTCGAAATCGGCATCAAGGGACCAGCAGACTTTGTTTCCGAAGCCGATATGGAATCCGAAAAGCTCATCCGCAAATTTCTGTTCGAGCGCTATCCGAATTGGAGCTTTACCGGTGAGGAATTCGCCCCGGTGACGGGCACGGACCCGGAATATCGCTGGCTGGTCGATCCCATCGATGGCACGACCAATTTCATCAATGGCATGCATTACACCATTTCGATCGCCCTACGCCGGGGCAATGAGACGGTCTGCGGCGCGCTCTACAATCCGGTGTCCGACGAGATGTTCACCGCCATCAAGGGAGAAGGCGCCTTTATGAATGGCGAGCCTCTCAAGGTCAGCGAGCAGAGCGATATCGGCCTGATGAATGTCGGCACGGGCCTCGCCACGTCTCGCCTGTTCACCTTCCCCGGCTTCTATCAGCGGCTAGAACAGATCCGAGATCCGATCAGCTCGGTACGTATTGTGGGCAGCTCCGCCAATTCCTGCGCCTATGTCGCGCTGGGCCGGCTGACCGGCTATTACGAGGAATCGGGCCTGGTCGATTGGGCCGTCGGCGTGCTGCTGGTGCAGGAAGCCGGTGGCGTCGTTACGGATTGGTGGGGCCGCGGGCCGGAATTCTATGAGAAGACCGGCTGCGTCATCGTCGCCAACAAGGCGACGCATGCCTATCTGATCGACAAGCTCAAGGACGCGCCGCGTAAAGATCCGGCCATAGCGTCGCGATAG
- a CDS encoding 5'-methylthioadenosine/S-adenosylhomocysteine nucleosidase (Enables the cleavage of the glycosidic bond in both 5'-methylthioadenosine and S-adenosylhomocysteine), with amino-acid sequence MSILYVMAAPAEYGPHLQARISPLMTGIGPVEAAVVMTRALAEAKAIDALPDLVVSLGSAGSRTLEQCEVYQAHSVSYRDMDASALGFEKGRTPLLDLPAVLPLSPLLDGLKGASLSTGANVVSGAAYDAIDAEMVDMETYAILRACQSYGVPLLALRGISDGVADLSHLADWTRYLHVVDEKLAAAVDIIEAAYGQKTRL; translated from the coding sequence ATGTCGATTCTCTACGTGATGGCCGCTCCGGCCGAATATGGCCCTCATCTGCAGGCGCGCATTTCTCCCTTGATGACAGGGATAGGCCCGGTAGAAGCAGCGGTGGTGATGACGCGGGCGCTTGCCGAGGCAAAGGCCATCGATGCGTTGCCCGATCTGGTCGTTTCGCTGGGATCGGCAGGCTCGCGGACGCTTGAGCAGTGCGAAGTCTATCAGGCCCATTCAGTGAGCTATCGCGACATGGATGCCTCGGCGCTCGGCTTCGAGAAAGGCCGGACGCCACTGCTCGATCTGCCCGCGGTGCTGCCGCTATCGCCGTTGCTGGATGGATTGAAGGGCGCGAGCCTGTCGACCGGCGCGAATGTCGTTTCGGGCGCGGCCTATGACGCCATCGACGCCGAAATGGTGGATATGGAAACCTATGCGATCCTGCGCGCCTGCCAGAGTTATGGCGTGCCCCTGCTGGCCCTGAGAGGCATTTCCGACGGCGTGGCGGATCTCAGCCACTTGGCCGACTGGACGCGCTACCTGCATGTCGTCGACGAAAAGCTGGCTGCCGCGGTCGACATCATCGAAGCAGCCTATGGGCAGAAAACCCGGCTTTAA
- a CDS encoding DUF2853 family protein gives MTRSSDETEDKLMAEDWALNVRKYAPQADPDIIAGIIRHCGIALQSRDASLVSFTDKAETDRVRESFLKKKLGVMEADEQLDNSITAVGEKMKGESFRHRVTVYYLLADHYGKLEVFRKSPAHAGDAHANGSHGAEPPAAQARHVSETFRAAEAPHIAEVPRPVEAPDAPATHSAEPLAAAAYKSADPGDTARSGAASLGSFGAVGAAAGVAGVGAGGAAIKGTLGAGGGHGYGAPTSSAGGSAEGSAAQAFVGSSAVEEPATRSGGIHWLLWLVLAIAVVLLVLYLLGYRL, from the coding sequence ATGACCCGGTCGTCGGACGAAACGGAGGATAAGTTGATGGCGGAAGATTGGGCCCTGAATGTAAGAAAATACGCGCCTCAAGCCGACCCCGATATCATTGCCGGAATCATTCGTCATTGCGGCATCGCCCTGCAAAGCCGCGACGCTTCATTGGTCTCGTTCACCGATAAGGCCGAAACGGACCGCGTTCGGGAAAGCTTCTTGAAAAAGAAGCTCGGCGTGATGGAGGCCGACGAGCAGTTGGACAATTCGATCACTGCCGTAGGCGAGAAAATGAAAGGCGAGTCTTTCAGGCACCGCGTTACGGTCTACTACCTGCTCGCTGACCATTATGGGAAGCTGGAGGTGTTCAGGAAGTCCCCCGCCCATGCCGGCGACGCCCATGCCAATGGCTCGCATGGTGCCGAGCCACCTGCCGCTCAGGCGCGGCACGTTTCCGAAACATTCCGGGCGGCTGAAGCGCCACATATCGCCGAAGTGCCCCGTCCGGTCGAAGCGCCAGATGCACCGGCGACCCATAGCGCCGAACCTCTTGCGGCCGCTGCCTACAAATCAGCCGATCCCGGCGACACCGCAAGGTCCGGAGCTGCCAGCCTCGGCAGTTTCGGTGCAGTTGGTGCCGCCGCCGGAGTGGCCGGCGTCGGAGCGGGTGGTGCGGCGATCAAGGGCACGCTTGGCGCTGGCGGAGGCCATGGATATGGCGCCCCCACGTCAAGCGCCGGCGGCAGTGCAGAAGGCAGCGCGGCACAGGCCTTTGTCGGCTCAAGCGCGGTAGAGGAACCGGCAACCCGGTCCGGCGGCATACATTGGCTGCTTTGGCTCGTTCTCGCCATCGCCGTCGTGCTGCTGGTGCTGTACCTGCTGGGCTACCGCCTCTAG
- a CDS encoding DUF2076 domain-containing protein produces MLNQQERDAINDLFDRIEAAARKSPPREAEAEALLQQRLRAYPPSPYYMAQTILVQEQALRSARERIEELEARQQSGGGFLGGLFGGEEPVQQGRRTRGPWDRRDDNDTARGQGGGFLAGAAQTALGVTGGLLLGSAIAGMLSGGAEASEYEPDAPQEPAEDMQSGDADFGDDDFDMGGDF; encoded by the coding sequence ATGTTGAACCAGCAGGAACGTGACGCCATAAACGACCTGTTCGACCGAATCGAAGCGGCGGCTCGCAAAAGCCCGCCACGGGAAGCAGAGGCCGAGGCTCTGCTCCAACAGCGCCTGCGGGCCTATCCGCCATCGCCATACTATATGGCCCAGACCATTCTGGTGCAGGAGCAGGCCCTCCGTTCCGCGCGCGAACGCATTGAGGAACTCGAAGCGCGACAGCAATCGGGCGGCGGTTTTCTCGGTGGGCTCTTTGGCGGCGAGGAGCCGGTCCAGCAAGGGCGGCGGACTCGTGGCCCCTGGGATCGGCGCGACGATAACGACACTGCACGAGGGCAGGGCGGCGGCTTCCTCGCCGGCGCTGCCCAGACCGCATTGGGCGTGACTGGCGGCCTGTTGCTCGGCTCGGCCATCGCAGGAATGCTCAGCGGTGGCGCCGAAGCCTCCGAATATGAGCCGGACGCCCCTCAGGAGCCCGCCGAGGACATGCAGAGCGGCGACGCCGATTTTGGCGACGACGACTTCGACATGGGCGGCGATTTCTAG
- a CDS encoding EscU/YscU/HrcU family type III secretion system export apparatus switch protein yields MSRESKPRALAVALQYEKGTSEAPRVVAKGRGLIAERIIAMAAEHDVVIEANPVLAEALSAVELDETIPIELYESIAVVIGYVLRIAAKK; encoded by the coding sequence ATGAGCAGGGAGAGCAAGCCGCGCGCTTTGGCTGTCGCGCTGCAATATGAAAAAGGCACGAGCGAAGCGCCGCGCGTCGTCGCCAAGGGCAGGGGGCTTATTGCCGAACGCATCATTGCCATGGCCGCCGAACACGACGTGGTCATCGAAGCAAATCCGGTGCTTGCCGAGGCGCTGAGCGCGGTCGAACTGGACGAAACCATTCCCATCGAACTCTATGAGTCGATCGCCGTGGTCATCGGCTATGTCCTGCGCATTGCGGCAAAGAAATAG
- the fliK gene encoding flagellar hook-length control protein FliK → MPISSQFPAPAVPTRGGALEALALQAGQVISAKVIGPAPNGGTQVQIGDHLLNLVLPVPVKPGAVLQMEVAGSGSQLRLILQPQQAAAATPQPVQTGAPLSGIPTPSVTPQPATGAPAQMPVSLPPVAAPQTVLMSTPPQPAVQQALSTPLRAQLPAAQPAAATLPTVSYAAATPSAAAPQQAVPVPLPPTQHPQATTPANMGRVAAGPTVQMAPPPSTGTVPSAPPRPPATPESALAQMVQTSVQRQGSLAALTSALASIAGKVTLPEPVARAAQQVMAGRVSLNTPIDGAMLQKAVLTSGIFQETALKSGQTPAQTDLKSALLTLRQTLSSWLGSQAAPVQPAPMAPPVRGGVLRARAMQEAGGIDPASTTAEEAGKILLDLTEAALSRIRLHQHASLPDPTGKQGGDWSLDLPVLVGNHQTLLQMQIHRDGRSGGEQENEPGWQMRFALNLPALGEVGAQVSLRGGATGIMLWAGEPETAALLESELPELRTALAATGLRAGSIVVRRGEPSAAQAPSGHFLDAQT, encoded by the coding sequence ATGCCTATTTCCTCGCAGTTTCCGGCGCCGGCCGTTCCCACACGTGGTGGCGCGCTCGAGGCTTTGGCCCTCCAGGCCGGACAGGTCATTTCCGCCAAGGTCATCGGCCCGGCGCCCAATGGCGGCACGCAGGTACAAATCGGCGATCACCTGCTGAATCTGGTATTGCCGGTTCCGGTCAAGCCTGGCGCGGTCCTGCAGATGGAAGTGGCCGGCAGTGGTAGCCAACTGCGCCTCATACTCCAGCCGCAACAAGCAGCCGCGGCCACTCCACAGCCCGTGCAGACCGGCGCTCCGCTTTCAGGCATTCCCACGCCTAGCGTAACACCACAGCCGGCAACGGGCGCGCCGGCGCAAATGCCTGTATCCCTCCCGCCCGTCGCCGCGCCACAGACAGTTTTGATGTCCACGCCGCCGCAGCCGGCTGTTCAGCAGGCGTTATCTACGCCGCTCCGGGCCCAACTGCCGGCGGCACAGCCGGCCGCGGCTACGTTGCCAACGGTCTCGTACGCAGCCGCTACGCCGTCTGCAGCGGCACCGCAGCAGGCGGTTCCTGTTCCCTTGCCACCTACCCAGCACCCGCAGGCAACGACGCCCGCCAATATGGGCCGTGTAGCGGCGGGACCGACCGTACAAATGGCTCCACCGCCCTCAACCGGCACAGTGCCATCCGCGCCGCCGCGGCCGCCCGCCACGCCGGAGAGCGCGCTGGCGCAGATGGTGCAGACCTCGGTGCAGCGACAGGGCAGCTTGGCAGCGCTCACCTCGGCCCTGGCGTCCATTGCGGGGAAGGTCACGCTGCCCGAGCCGGTGGCGCGCGCCGCCCAGCAGGTAATGGCCGGACGCGTGTCGCTGAACACGCCCATTGATGGGGCGATGCTACAGAAGGCGGTGCTAACCTCGGGCATATTTCAGGAAACGGCGCTGAAAAGCGGCCAGACGCCAGCCCAGACCGATCTGAAATCGGCGCTGCTGACCCTGCGCCAAACGCTTTCCAGCTGGCTGGGCTCGCAAGCCGCACCCGTGCAGCCGGCGCCTATGGCGCCCCCGGTTCGCGGTGGTGTGCTCCGCGCCCGTGCCATGCAGGAAGCCGGCGGCATCGATCCGGCGTCGACCACAGCCGAAGAAGCCGGAAAAATCCTTCTCGACCTCACCGAGGCGGCCTTGTCGCGGATCAGGCTGCACCAGCATGCCTCTTTGCCCGACCCCACCGGCAAGCAGGGGGGCGACTGGAGCCTCGACTTGCCGGTGCTGGTTGGAAATCATCAGACGCTGCTGCAAATGCAAATCCATCGCGACGGACGAAGCGGTGGGGAGCAGGAGAACGAGCCGGGTTGGCAGATGCGCTTCGCGCTCAACCTGCCAGCGCTGGGTGAGGTGGGGGCACAGGTATCGTTGCGAGGCGGAGCGACGGGTATCATGCTCTGGGCGGGTGAGCCCGAAACCGCTGCGCTGCTTGAAAGTGAATTGCCCGAACTCCGTACCGCCCTGGCCGCCACGGGCCTGCGTGCCGGCTCAATTGTCGTTCGCCGGGGCGAGCCGTCTGCCGCGCAAGCGCCATCGGGTCACTTTCTGGATGCACAGACATGA
- a CDS encoding glycosyltransferase family 2 protein: MKLAFVIPAYNEEALIGKCLQSVVDEIARSGADADIVVVNNASTDRTGEIARSFPTVRVVDEPKKGLVNARDAGFAATEGFDLVANIDSDTVVPAGWLDTVMSEFAKDPKLVCLSGPYVYYDMSRFNRILVGMFYGLTYLIYVFNRFILRVGSVVQGGNFVFKRAAWEQVGGYDRSIEFFGEDTDVAVRLSKVGGVKWTFALKMKTSGRRLEQEGVFRTAGTYTLNFFWVTFRGKPATKNYTDIRPH, encoded by the coding sequence ATGAAACTGGCATTCGTCATCCCGGCGTATAATGAAGAAGCGCTGATCGGCAAATGCCTGCAATCGGTAGTTGATGAGATAGCGCGCTCGGGCGCCGATGCCGATATCGTCGTCGTCAACAATGCTTCGACCGACCGCACCGGCGAAATCGCCCGCAGCTTTCCCACCGTCCGCGTCGTCGATGAACCTAAAAAGGGCTTGGTCAATGCCCGCGACGCAGGCTTTGCCGCGACCGAAGGGTTCGATCTGGTTGCCAATATCGATAGCGATACTGTCGTTCCGGCTGGCTGGCTCGACACCGTGATGTCCGAATTCGCCAAGGACCCCAAGCTGGTCTGCCTCAGCGGCCCCTATGTCTATTACGACATGAGCCGCTTCAACCGCATTCTGGTGGGCATGTTCTATGGCTTGACCTACCTGATCTACGTGTTCAACCGCTTCATCCTGCGGGTCGGCTCAGTGGTGCAGGGGGGCAATTTCGTCTTCAAGCGCGCCGCCTGGGAACAGGTTGGCGGCTACGATCGCTCCATCGAATTCTTTGGCGAGGATACCGATGTCGCCGTGCGCCTGTCCAAGGTTGGTGGCGTCAAATGGACCTTCGCGCTCAAGATGAAGACCTCGGGCCGCCGCCTTGAGCAGGAAGGCGTATTCCGCACTGCGGGCACCTACACGCTCAACTTTTTCTGGGTCACATTTCGCGGCAAGCCGGCCACCAAGAACTATACCGATATCCGCCCGCACTAG
- a CDS encoding FecR family protein encodes MIIRKILHCFVALSIALLLIVPAHAAGEGTAVGVNPDAVARISSADRVLKVGSDVSVGELIVTGGSGQVQIVFHDATRLVVGPGSALLIEDYLLSGPNSVQKLAVNALSGSFRFISGNSPKSAYSIQTPTAAIAVRGTAFDLIVTQQQTLVMLYEGALQLCRGGGRCVQLAERCAIGYSSSGGVATLSLQDPRRPQVVGGFRYSRIQRALLPKFRVGGANSCQNANSSGAESINSLGESPDMSDDDDNTPNTPTTPTTPNTPTTPTTPTNPTTPTTPGGPNSPTVP; translated from the coding sequence ATGATCATCCGCAAAATACTGCATTGTTTTGTTGCATTGAGCATCGCCCTGCTCCTTATTGTCCCGGCTCATGCGGCGGGCGAAGGAACGGCCGTCGGCGTCAATCCGGACGCTGTGGCGCGGATCAGTTCGGCAGATCGCGTCCTCAAGGTTGGCAGCGACGTATCGGTGGGCGAGCTGATCGTTACCGGAGGCTCCGGCCAGGTTCAGATTGTCTTCCACGATGCCACGCGGCTGGTAGTTGGCCCGGGCAGCGCGCTGCTTATCGAAGATTATCTGCTGTCGGGTCCCAATAGTGTGCAGAAGCTGGCCGTCAACGCGCTGAGCGGCAGCTTCCGCTTTATTTCCGGCAATAGCCCCAAATCGGCCTATTCGATCCAGACACCGACCGCAGCAATCGCCGTGCGCGGTACGGCCTTCGATCTGATCGTCACCCAACAGCAAACGCTGGTCATGCTCTATGAGGGCGCCTTGCAATTGTGCCGTGGCGGGGGCCGCTGCGTCCAGTTGGCGGAGCGCTGCGCCATTGGGTATTCCTCGTCTGGTGGGGTAGCCACGCTGTCGCTGCAGGACCCCCGGCGACCACAGGTGGTCGGGGGCTTCCGGTATTCGCGGATACAGCGGGCGCTATTGCCGAAGTTCCGGGTCGGCGGCGCCAATAGCTGTCAGAATGCCAACTCAAGCGGGGCCGAGTCGATCAATAGCCTGGGTGAGTCGCCGGACATGTCGGACGATGACGACAACACGCCCAATACTCCCACGACGCCGACAACGCCCAATACACCGACAACACCCACCACGCCGACGAATCCGACTACGCCCACAACGCCAGGCGGGCCGAATTCGCCAACTGTGCCGTGA
- a CDS encoding DUF1993 domain-containing protein, whose product MTISMYGMTVPFFTRMLTNLLAIMDKADANAAERNFDTGVLVTSRLAPDMLPFRSQIQIATDHAKGCVSRLAGQPVPSWPDDETTFDELRARLNKTLDLLATVKPTDLDGSDTRPVTLKLRSGDVTLSGEDYIVQRALPNFFFHVTTAYAILRHNGVPVGKSDFLG is encoded by the coding sequence ATGACCATCTCGATGTACGGCATGACGGTGCCGTTCTTTACGCGCATGCTGACCAATCTGCTGGCAATCATGGACAAGGCCGACGCCAATGCGGCCGAGCGCAATTTCGATACCGGCGTGCTTGTCACATCCCGCCTGGCGCCTGACATGCTGCCGTTCCGCAGCCAGATTCAGATCGCGACCGACCACGCCAAGGGCTGTGTCTCGCGCCTTGCCGGCCAGCCTGTTCCGTCATGGCCGGACGACGAAACGACCTTCGACGAATTGCGCGCTCGCCTGAACAAGACGCTGGATCTGTTGGCGACCGTCAAGCCGACCGATCTCGATGGCTCCGATACGAGACCAGTGACGCTCAAGCTCCGCAGCGGCGATGTCACGTTGTCCGGCGAGGACTATATTGTGCAGCGCGCCTTGCCCAATTTCTTCTTCCACGTCACCACGGCCTACGCCATCCTCCGGCACAACGGCGTCCCGGTCGGCAAGAGCGACTTCCTCGGCTGA
- a CDS encoding potassium channel family protein has translation MSKTTDEAPEGRFTRLRSTLRLLYHGQSATAQRFQAAALIVDLAIIVFFIATPLLRDDASFLWIDYSIAALLAADLIARALASTDVLRWMRQFPVVIDIFILLTLLAPTWLVNLGFLRIMRLWTLTRSNTFWRPLRKHGLSSYQPTVQAVINLAVFLFVVTGFVYTAFVSEESGIAGYIDALYFTVATVTTTGFGDITLPGPWGKLASIVIMIIGISLFVRLAQSIFRPYKVHFPCPQCGLQKHEPDAVHCKACGHILNIPDHGHD, from the coding sequence ATGAGCAAGACGACCGACGAGGCCCCGGAGGGCCGCTTTACCCGGCTACGGTCGACCCTGCGTCTGCTCTATCACGGTCAGTCTGCCACGGCGCAGCGCTTCCAGGCTGCGGCGCTGATTGTCGATCTGGCGATTATCGTCTTTTTCATCGCCACGCCGCTGCTGCGCGACGACGCGTCATTCCTCTGGATCGACTATTCGATCGCGGCCCTCCTGGCAGCCGACCTGATCGCGCGCGCCCTGGCATCTACCGACGTTTTGCGCTGGATGCGGCAATTCCCGGTTGTCATCGACATTTTCATCCTGCTGACGCTGCTGGCGCCGACCTGGCTGGTCAATCTGGGCTTCCTGCGGATCATGCGGCTTTGGACGCTGACGCGGTCCAATACGTTCTGGCGGCCACTGCGCAAACATGGGCTCAGTTCATACCAGCCCACGGTTCAGGCGGTCATCAACCTGGCCGTGTTCCTGTTCGTTGTCACCGGCTTCGTCTACACCGCCTTTGTCAGTGAGGAATCCGGCATAGCCGGTTATATCGACGCGCTCTATTTCACGGTGGCCACCGTCACCACGACCGGATTCGGCGACATCACCCTGCCGGGGCCGTGGGGTAAGCTGGCCTCGATTGTCATCATGATCATCGGCATATCGCTGTTCGTGCGCCTGGCCCAGTCGATCTTCCGGCCCTACAAGGTGCATTTCCCCTGCCCGCAATGCGGGTTGCAGAAGCACGAACCGGATGCCGTCCATTGCAAGGCCTGCGGTCACATTCTCAATATTCCCGACCACGGCCACGACTAG